In Burkholderia sp. WP9, a genomic segment contains:
- a CDS encoding ABC transporter permease subunit, which translates to MLAYILRRLLLMVPTLLGVVTLTFVVTQFVPGGPVEQVMTQLRHGAGRGGEAGAGGGGYHGSQGVDPQQIEQIKKQFGFDKPPLERYLLMLKRYATFDLGQSYYQHDSVWDVIKSKLPVSITLGLWTVLLTYLISVPLGIAKAVRNGSRFDTVTSVLVLAGYAIPGFVLGVLLLMLFGGGTFWQVFPMRGLTSDNFNDLSAFGKVLDYLWHIVLPVTASVVGNFAIVTILTKNTFLEEIGRQYVLTARAKGAPERDVLWKHVLRNAAIPLLTGLPAAFVGAFLNGNLLIETLFSLDGMGQLSYDSVIRRDYPVVLGSLFLFTLIALVTKLIADVCYVLVDPRIQFNRLDR; encoded by the coding sequence ATGCTTGCCTACATTCTCAGACGTTTGCTGTTGATGGTGCCGACCCTGCTCGGCGTGGTCACGCTGACTTTTGTCGTCACGCAGTTCGTGCCGGGTGGGCCGGTCGAACAGGTGATGACGCAACTCCGCCACGGCGCTGGCCGTGGCGGAGAGGCGGGGGCGGGTGGCGGCGGTTATCACGGCAGCCAGGGTGTCGATCCGCAGCAGATCGAGCAGATCAAGAAGCAGTTCGGCTTCGACAAGCCACCGCTCGAACGCTATCTGTTGATGCTCAAGCGCTACGCGACGTTCGATCTCGGCCAGTCCTACTATCAGCATGACAGCGTGTGGGACGTCATCAAATCGAAGTTGCCCGTTTCGATCACGCTCGGCTTATGGACGGTGCTGCTGACGTATCTGATATCCGTGCCATTGGGGATCGCGAAGGCGGTGCGCAATGGTTCGCGCTTCGATACCGTCACGAGCGTGCTGGTGCTCGCCGGTTATGCGATTCCTGGTTTCGTACTCGGCGTGTTGCTGCTCATGCTCTTCGGTGGCGGCACGTTCTGGCAGGTGTTTCCGATGCGTGGCCTCACGTCGGATAACTTCAACGATCTCAGTGCATTTGGCAAAGTACTCGACTATTTGTGGCACATCGTGCTGCCGGTCACGGCCTCGGTGGTGGGCAACTTCGCGATCGTCACGATTCTGACCAAGAACACCTTTCTGGAGGAAATCGGCCGTCAGTATGTATTGACGGCACGCGCCAAGGGTGCGCCGGAGCGCGACGTGCTGTGGAAGCACGTGCTGCGCAACGCCGCGATTCCGTTGCTCACCGGTTTGCCGGCGGCATTCGTCGGCGCGTTTCTGAACGGCAACCTGCTGATCGAAACGCTGTTCTCGCTCGACGGCATGGGCCAACTGTCGTACGACTCGGTGATTCGCCGTGATTATCCGGTTGTGCTTGGCTCGCTCTTTCTGTTCACGCTGATTGCCCTCGTAACCAAACTTATTGCTGACGTCTGCTATGTCCTCGTCGACCCCCGCATCCAATTCAACCGCCTGGACCGCTGA
- a CDS encoding TonB-dependent receptor, whose amino-acid sequence MKQRALALAIRRIVWAELALSAAIAVPAFAQSQPATTGTAAGATTESAPATGAAATPSADSSTATPAGKGVQQLKKFEVTGSLIRTSDKVGNTEVQTITPKEIQQSGYTTVADFLRGTSANSGSSWGQTTMNSSAQGGGGIALRGLSEKYTLVLVDGQRVANYGKAVNFTDTFFDVNSIPLNMIDHIDIVKTGAVSVYGSDAIAGVVNIITKKDFQGLQIDGQLGKAQHPGDAQGNFSVLGGVGDLNGDRFNVTAAASYYRDTGSSLADRDMTANQDFSQFPGGLAGPLGPNQQSYWTSADGTKSALSPCPPGSVSANGATTCKSNPASATSLMPAITRLNAKVRGTFKINDDVQAYADLWVSRNETVQNEGPAVLSSQTNAFNPATGSALPLSRTVSGTNPYNPFGVPTQINYTFPNTVSADTVSTFWRAMTGVKGSFTTAKFGDWDWSADYGHSQSTVDTTYGNALNVAGVENILQNGVFNFSNPSATPNGLNGVFQNDYEQAISKLDSVTAKTSTGNLFNLPGGPVGVGFGTEFRHESNLINSRTYSALGVTAPANVQTVDGERNVAAVYYQVDIPIIHNLTFTQAGRYDHYSDFGGAFSPSFALRFQPVKMLTTYASYSRGFRAPTLVENSQATYLAHQNLVDPNDPSGTPTKHFTTEQVNGNPALQPEHTKNYNIGFELSPDSSTDIGAAFYKIHIDGVIGTNDPNAVMDANNPSNVIRNPDGTVAYIKEQFVNLGSLDTDGFDMNFRKSVGTKYGTFTLAGDWAYVWHFKLNSPGAPTQDFAGNNLALLQPFGASNPRWKGNTSLSWDYRKLTTTLTWQYTGPYTNAVASEFGDGGTLSVASYSQFNLMATYRGFKNWTIYGGVNNIFDRKPPFDVEWQATPDITGYDQSLYTNIGRFFQVGASYRF is encoded by the coding sequence ATGAAACAAAGGGCATTGGCGCTGGCCATTAGAAGAATAGTCTGGGCTGAACTGGCATTGTCGGCCGCAATCGCCGTACCGGCGTTTGCACAAAGCCAGCCGGCCACCACCGGCACAGCGGCGGGCGCAACGACGGAAAGCGCGCCGGCGACGGGCGCTGCTGCCACGCCGTCCGCGGACAGCAGCACCGCGACGCCGGCGGGCAAAGGGGTTCAGCAACTCAAGAAATTTGAAGTGACCGGCTCGCTGATCCGCACGTCGGACAAGGTTGGCAATACGGAAGTCCAGACCATCACGCCCAAGGAAATCCAGCAAAGCGGTTATACGACCGTGGCCGACTTCCTGCGCGGCACGTCCGCGAACTCAGGGAGCAGCTGGGGCCAAACGACGATGAACAGCTCCGCGCAAGGCGGTGGCGGCATTGCATTGCGCGGTTTGAGCGAGAAGTACACGCTGGTGCTGGTGGACGGCCAACGGGTGGCGAATTACGGCAAGGCGGTGAACTTCACCGACACGTTCTTCGACGTGAATTCGATCCCGCTCAACATGATCGATCACATCGACATCGTGAAGACCGGTGCGGTCTCGGTGTATGGTTCGGATGCGATTGCAGGCGTGGTCAACATCATCACGAAGAAGGACTTTCAGGGCTTGCAGATCGACGGCCAGCTCGGCAAGGCGCAGCATCCGGGCGACGCGCAGGGTAACTTCAGCGTGCTCGGCGGCGTTGGCGATCTGAATGGCGACCGCTTCAACGTGACGGCCGCCGCGAGCTACTATCGCGACACCGGCTCGTCGCTTGCCGATCGCGACATGACCGCAAATCAGGACTTCAGCCAGTTCCCGGGCGGTCTCGCGGGCCCGCTCGGTCCGAACCAGCAGTCGTACTGGACCTCGGCCGACGGCACCAAATCGGCGCTCAGCCCTTGCCCTCCGGGCAGCGTGTCGGCGAACGGCGCGACCACGTGTAAATCGAACCCGGCGAGCGCCACCTCGCTCATGCCGGCGATCACACGCCTGAATGCTAAAGTGCGCGGCACCTTCAAGATCAACGACGACGTGCAGGCTTACGCCGATTTGTGGGTGAGCCGCAACGAAACCGTACAGAACGAAGGTCCGGCAGTGCTGAGCAGCCAGACGAACGCGTTCAACCCGGCTACCGGTTCGGCGTTGCCGCTGTCGCGCACGGTCTCGGGCACCAACCCGTACAACCCGTTCGGCGTGCCGACGCAGATCAACTACACGTTCCCGAACACTGTTTCGGCGGATACGGTGTCGACGTTCTGGCGTGCAATGACCGGCGTGAAGGGGTCGTTTACCACCGCCAAGTTCGGCGACTGGGATTGGTCCGCGGATTACGGCCATTCGCAGAGCACGGTCGACACGACCTACGGCAATGCGCTGAATGTGGCTGGCGTCGAGAACATTCTGCAGAACGGCGTGTTCAATTTCTCGAACCCGTCGGCCACGCCGAACGGCTTGAACGGCGTGTTCCAGAACGACTACGAACAGGCAATCTCGAAGCTCGACAGTGTTACGGCGAAAACCTCGACGGGTAACCTGTTCAATCTGCCTGGTGGCCCGGTCGGAGTCGGTTTCGGTACGGAATTCCGTCACGAAAGTAACCTGATCAACTCGCGCACGTATAGCGCGCTTGGGGTCACGGCGCCGGCAAACGTGCAGACGGTCGACGGCGAGCGCAACGTGGCCGCCGTGTACTATCAGGTCGATATTCCGATCATTCACAACCTGACGTTCACGCAAGCGGGCCGTTACGACCACTACAGCGACTTTGGCGGTGCATTCTCGCCGAGCTTCGCGTTGCGCTTCCAGCCGGTCAAGATGCTCACGACGTATGCATCGTACAGCCGTGGCTTCCGCGCGCCGACCCTGGTCGAAAACTCGCAGGCTACGTATCTGGCCCACCAGAACCTGGTGGACCCGAACGATCCGAGCGGCACGCCGACCAAGCACTTCACGACGGAACAGGTCAACGGCAATCCGGCGCTGCAGCCTGAGCACACGAAGAACTACAACATTGGCTTCGAGCTCTCGCCGGATTCGTCGACGGATATCGGTGCGGCGTTCTACAAGATTCACATCGACGGTGTGATCGGCACGAACGATCCGAACGCGGTGATGGACGCAAACAACCCGTCGAACGTGATTCGCAATCCGGACGGCACGGTGGCCTACATCAAGGAACAGTTCGTCAACCTCGGTTCGCTCGACACCGACGGCTTCGACATGAACTTCCGCAAGTCGGTCGGCACGAAGTACGGTACGTTCACGCTGGCAGGCGACTGGGCCTACGTGTGGCACTTCAAGCTGAACAGCCCGGGTGCGCCCACGCAGGACTTCGCCGGCAACAACCTCGCGTTGCTGCAGCCGTTCGGTGCGTCCAATCCGCGCTGGAAGGGTAATACCAGCTTGTCCTGGGATTACCGCAAGCTGACCACGACGCTGACGTGGCAGTACACCGGCCCGTACACGAACGCGGTGGCGTCCGAGTTCGGCGACGGTGGCACGCTGTCGGTGGCGTCGTATAGCCAGTTCAACCTGATGGCTACGTATCGCGGCTTCAAGAACTGGACGATCTACGGCGGCGTCAACAACATCTTCGATCGTAAGCCGCCGTTCGACGTCGAATGGCAGGCCACGCCGGATATCACGGGCTACGACCAGTCGTTGTACACCAATATCGGCCGCTTCTTCCAGGTCGGTGCGTCGTACCGCTTCTGA
- a CDS encoding extracellular solute-binding protein translates to MRLVKFRRPRAVPTAASASVPRLRTAARIALCAGACLALSAICAQARPSIAQYDEPKYPAGFTHFDYADPTAPSDGKLSFQNFDELQSYDSLNPFLVRGAPAPDILHLMFDTLMQRSWDELASEYPLIADDVEVAPDLASATFHINPSARFSNGDPITAADVKYSFDMLTSSKASPLFNAQFSVIRRAVIVDPATVRFEFKHAERDAPLIAGDLPIFSPKWGARADGTRLPFDQIANEAPIASGPYLIESRKNDKQITYRRNPDYWAANLPSRRGMYRFASITFNLYRDHYTQLEAFKAGDADVIVEYSATQWARKYVGKNFDNGLLKKGEFADGPAQMQGLLMNLRKPMFQDPRVRHALTMAFDYDWMNRMMFYGQYRRTSSYFAASPFGATGMPGPKELALLEPLRASVPPEVFGPMLKQPDTIAPNSLRGNLRVARDLLAQAGWHYRDGALRDANGTPMTIEIMDDQPGMDRLILPYMQALGMLGIQAHMREIDSALYQKRLDNFEYDMTTFIYPPVTIPGAELTRRFGSAAASEVGSENYPGIRSKAVDSLIHSALSATNLDDLQAATRALDRVLIYSFYLVPEYYAPGARIGYKTTIGFPKIVPKTYQYEDWVIDYWYAKKPGARVTQTTQAAQSAGSSAAAAH, encoded by the coding sequence ATGAGACTTGTGAAGTTTCGCCGGCCGCGCGCCGTGCCCACGGCAGCATCAGCGTCCGTGCCGCGGCTTCGCACCGCCGCGCGGATCGCGTTGTGCGCCGGTGCGTGTCTGGCATTGAGCGCGATCTGCGCGCAGGCGCGGCCCTCGATTGCGCAATACGACGAGCCCAAATATCCCGCCGGCTTTACGCACTTCGACTATGCGGATCCCACGGCACCGAGCGACGGCAAGCTCAGCTTCCAGAACTTCGACGAACTGCAGAGCTACGATTCGCTGAATCCGTTTCTCGTGCGCGGCGCGCCCGCGCCGGACATTTTGCATCTGATGTTCGATACGCTGATGCAGCGCAGCTGGGACGAACTCGCCTCCGAATACCCGCTCATTGCCGACGACGTAGAAGTCGCGCCGGACCTGGCCTCGGCCACGTTCCACATCAACCCCTCCGCGCGTTTTTCGAACGGCGATCCGATTACCGCGGCCGACGTCAAATACTCGTTCGATATGCTGACGAGTTCCAAGGCGTCGCCCTTGTTCAATGCGCAGTTCTCCGTGATCAGGCGCGCCGTGATTGTCGACCCGGCGACCGTGCGCTTCGAATTCAAGCATGCCGAGCGCGACGCGCCGCTGATCGCCGGCGACTTGCCGATCTTCTCGCCGAAGTGGGGCGCGCGTGCGGACGGCACACGTTTGCCGTTCGATCAGATCGCGAACGAGGCGCCGATCGCGAGCGGTCCGTATCTGATCGAGTCGCGCAAGAACGACAAGCAGATCACCTATCGGCGCAACCCTGACTACTGGGCCGCGAATCTGCCGTCGCGGCGCGGCATGTATCGCTTCGCAAGTATCACGTTCAATCTGTACCGTGACCACTACACGCAACTCGAAGCCTTCAAGGCGGGCGACGCGGACGTTATCGTCGAATACAGCGCGACGCAGTGGGCCCGCAAATACGTCGGCAAGAACTTCGACAATGGCCTGTTGAAGAAGGGCGAATTCGCCGATGGTCCCGCGCAGATGCAGGGACTGCTCATGAATCTACGCAAGCCGATGTTTCAGGATCCGCGCGTGCGCCACGCGCTGACGATGGCATTCGACTACGACTGGATGAACCGGATGATGTTCTATGGGCAATACCGGCGCACCAGCAGCTATTTCGCGGCAAGTCCGTTCGGCGCGACCGGCATGCCCGGTCCGAAGGAACTGGCGTTGCTCGAACCATTGAGAGCCAGCGTGCCGCCGGAAGTGTTCGGTCCGATGCTCAAACAGCCCGACACGATCGCGCCGAACTCCTTGCGCGGCAATTTGCGCGTGGCGCGTGATCTGCTGGCGCAAGCCGGCTGGCACTATCGCGACGGCGCATTGCGCGACGCCAACGGCACGCCGATGACGATCGAAATCATGGACGATCAGCCCGGCATGGATCGTCTGATCCTGCCGTATATGCAGGCGCTCGGCATGCTCGGCATTCAGGCGCATATGCGGGAAATCGATAGCGCGTTGTACCAGAAGCGGCTGGACAATTTCGAGTACGACATGACCACCTTCATCTATCCGCCGGTCACGATTCCGGGCGCTGAACTGACGCGCCGTTTCGGTAGCGCGGCCGCGTCCGAGGTCGGCTCGGAAAACTATCCGGGGATTCGTTCGAAAGCGGTCGACTCGCTGATTCACTCGGCGCTTTCCGCGACCAATCTCGACGACCTGCAAGCGGCGACCCGTGCGCTGGATCGCGTACTGATCTATTCGTTCTACCTCGTGCCGGAGTACTACGCGCCAGGCGCGCGTATCGGCTACAAGACCACGATCGGCTTTCCGAAGATCGTTCCCAAAACGTACCAATACGAAGACTGGGTGATCGACTACTGGTACGCGAAAAAACCAGGCGCACGCGTCACTCAAACCACCCAGGCTGCGCAGTCCGCCGGGTCATCCGCGGCTGCGGCCCACTGA
- a CDS encoding ABC transporter permease, producing the protein MSSSTPASNSTAWTADAAGAAHAASPSPWRRTWLRFRQQRLGYWSLVIFVSLFVISLLGEVLSNDRPLIVRYDGHYYFPIVKDYPETLFGGDFPARANYLDPYIRSRLESNGNFAVYPPNHFHYDTIDYFAAHPYPAPPTASNWLGTDQFGRDVLARLLYGFRLSVLMALALTVSGVVVGVLTGAIQGFYGGRTDLIGQRLIEIWSSMPDLYLLIIFASIFEPTLWLLFILLSMFGWLVLSDYVRAEFLRNRSLDYVKAARTMGLSNWQIMWRHVLPNSLTPVITFLPFRMSAAILSLTSLDFLGLGVPPPTPSLGELLQEGKNNLDAWWISMSAFAALVITLLLLTFMGDALRNALDTRSRGSAFGGGPR; encoded by the coding sequence ATGTCCTCGTCGACCCCCGCATCCAATTCAACCGCCTGGACCGCTGACGCGGCCGGCGCGGCGCACGCGGCGTCGCCGTCTCCGTGGCGGCGCACGTGGCTGCGCTTCAGGCAGCAGCGTCTGGGCTACTGGAGCCTCGTGATCTTCGTGTCGCTGTTCGTCATCAGCCTGCTCGGCGAGGTGTTGTCCAACGACCGTCCGTTGATCGTGCGTTACGACGGGCACTATTATTTTCCCATCGTGAAGGACTATCCGGAGACGCTGTTCGGCGGCGACTTTCCGGCGCGTGCCAATTACCTCGACCCGTATATCCGTTCGCGGCTCGAATCGAACGGCAACTTCGCGGTCTATCCGCCGAATCATTTCCACTACGACACGATCGACTATTTCGCCGCGCATCCGTATCCGGCGCCGCCCACCGCGAGCAACTGGCTCGGCACGGATCAGTTCGGGCGTGACGTGCTGGCGCGGCTGCTCTACGGCTTCCGTCTGTCGGTGCTGATGGCGCTGGCGCTCACGGTGTCCGGTGTCGTCGTTGGCGTGTTGACTGGCGCGATTCAGGGCTTTTACGGCGGACGCACCGATCTGATCGGCCAGCGCCTGATCGAAATCTGGAGTTCGATGCCGGACCTGTATCTGCTGATCATTTTCGCGTCGATCTTCGAGCCCACGTTGTGGCTGCTCTTCATTCTGTTGTCTATGTTCGGCTGGCTCGTTCTGTCGGACTACGTGCGCGCGGAATTCCTGCGCAATCGTTCGCTCGATTACGTGAAAGCGGCGCGCACCATGGGCCTGAGCAACTGGCAGATCATGTGGCGCCATGTATTGCCGAACAGCCTGACGCCGGTGATCACCTTTTTGCCGTTTCGCATGAGCGCCGCGATTCTCTCGCTGACCAGCCTCGACTTTCTCGGTCTCGGCGTGCCGCCGCCAACGCCGAGCCTCGGTGAACTGCTTCAGGAAGGCAAGAACAATCTCGACGCGTGGTGGATCTCCATGTCGGCATTTGCCGCGCTGGTGATCACGCTGCTGTTGCTGACTTTCATGGGCGACGCATTGCGCAATGCGCTGGATACGCGCTCGCGCGGTTCGGCTTTCGGCGGAGGTCCGCGATGA